From a region of the Asterias amurensis chromosome 2, ASM3211899v1 genome:
- the LOC139953957 gene encoding uncharacterized protein isoform X2 has protein sequence MGPFVFIVFIMIVKSVEGDGQSPTFSENNVCQQQVITINPLVCSHSSPPLNSEIGCNSSTIQHIIATEQMVTKRQLEELQIAVSTNQEMVSSALRNATHQFKDTTLQVEELLVSLSGFQENVTSEVLGIRRQLEQLQVLASALMEFLHDSSTMNQASTTDATERTTTMETDSSTMNQASTTDATERTTTMETDSSIMNQASTTDATERTTTTETDSSIMNQASTTDATERTTITETDPSTMNQASTTDATERTTTTETDSSTMNQASTTDATERTTTMETDSSTMNQTSTTDATERTTTMETDSSTMNQASTTDATERTTTTETVAPPKDCSDILVSGVSTSGVYTVHPLDSGEAFQVYCDMETDGGGWTVFQRRKDGSVDFYLDFASYSRGFGNLEGEFWLGNDNLHRLTAQGEYELRVDLSDFESESRVATYDSFSIADVSGKYRLAVGSYSGTAGDSLMYQNNQQFSTHDQDNDVDSSRNCAQIFRGAWWYRQCYYSNLNGEYLRETGSNARGVVWYHWRGWYYSLKTSEMKIRQIPQ, from the exons ATGGGGCCGTTTGTCTTCATTGTGTTTATCATGATTGTGAAGTCTGTAGAGGGCGATGGCCAATCACCTACGTTCAGTGAAAACAATGTGTGCCAGCAACAAGTGATCACCATCAACCCACTAGTATGTTCACACAGCTCTCCTCCATTGAACTCAGAGATAGGCTGCAATTCTTCCACCATTCAACACATCATTGCAACTGAACAAATGGTAACAAAGCGACAGCTTGAGGAACTGCAGATCGCAGTATCGACCAACCAAGAAATGGTATCTTCGGCTCTAAGAAACGCAACACACCAGTTTAAAGACACAACACTTCAAGTGGAAGAGTTGCTAGTATCATTGTCtggttttcaagaaaatgttacTTCTGAGGTACTGGGTATAAGACGACAGCTGGAGCAGCTGCAAGTCCTAGCATCTGCGTTGATGGAATTCCTTCATG ATTCATCCACCATGAACCAGGCTAGTACAACTGATGCAACGGAGAGAACCACAACAATGGAAACAG atTCATCCACCATGAACCAGGCTAGTACAACTGATGCAACGGAGAGAACCACAACAATGGAAACAG atTCCTCCATCATGAACCAGGCTAGTACAACTGATGCAACGGAGAGAACCACAACAACGGAAACAG atTCCTCCATCATGAACCAGGCTAGTACAACTGATGCAACGGAGAGAACCACAATAACGGAAACAG ATCCTTCCACCATGAACCAGGCTAGTACAACTGATGCAACGGAGAGAACCACAACAACGGAAACAG ATTCATCCACCATGAACCAGGCTAGTACAACTGATGCAACGGAGAGAACCACAACAATGGAAACAG ATTCATCCACCATGAACCAGACTAGTACAACTGATGCAACGGAGAGAACCACAACAATGGAAACAG ATTCATCCACTATGAACCAGGCTAGTACAACTGATGCAACGGAGAGAACCACGACAACGGAAACAG TTGCCCCTCCGAAGGATTGTTCTGACATTCTTGTGAGTGGTGTATCGACCAGTGGCGTGTACACGGTTCATCCTCTAGACTCCGGTGAGGCTTTCCAGGtatactgtgatatggagacagacgGTGGTGGATGGACT gttttcCAGCGGCGTAAGGACGGCAGTGTTGATTTCTATTTGGACTTTGCTAGCTACAGCCGGGGCTTTGGGAATCTAGAGGGAGAATTTTGGCTCGGTAACGACAACTTGCACCGTCTGACCGCTCAGGGCGAGTATGAACTCCGCGTAGATCTCTCAGACTTCGAGAGTGAATCCAGGGTTGCAACGTATGACTCATTTAGCATCGCTGATGTGAGTGGCAAATACAGGCTGGCTGTAGGAAGCTACTCTGGAACCGCAG GTGACTCACTGATGTACCAGAATAACCAGCAGTTCTCAACCCACGACCAAGATAACGATGTAGACAGCAGCAGGAATTGTGCCCAGATATTCCGCGGTGCCTGGTGGTACAGACAATGCTACTATTCTAATCTTAACGGGGAGTATCTCCGTGAGACGGGGTCTAATGCTCGAGGAGTTGTTTGGTATCACTGGAGGGGGTGGTATTACTCACTTAAAACCTCCGAGATGAAAATACGACAAATCCCACAATAA
- the LOC139953957 gene encoding uncharacterized protein isoform X3, which yields MGPFVFIVFIMIVKSVEGDGQSPTFSENNVCQQQVITINPLVCSHSSPPLNSEIGCNSSTIQHIIATEQMVTKRQLEELQIAVSTNQEMVSSALRNATHQFKDTTLQVEELLVSLSGFQENVTSEVLGIRRQLEQLQVLASALMEFLHDSSTMNQASTTDATERTTTMETDSSTMNQASTTDATERTTTMETDSSINQASTTDATERTTTMETDSSIMNQASTTDATERTTTTETDSSIMNQASTTDATERTTITETDPSTMNQASTTDATERTTTTETDSSTMNQASTTDATERTTTMETDSSTMNQASTTDATERTTTTETVAPPKDCSDILVSGVSTSGVYTVHPLDSGEAFQVYCDMETDGGGWTVFQRRKDGSVDFYLDFASYSRGFGNLEGEFWLGNDNLHRLTAQGEYELRVDLSDFESESRVATYDSFSIADVSGKYRLAVGSYSGTAGDSLMYQNNQQFSTHDQDNDVDSSRNCAQIFRGAWWYRQCYYSNLNGEYLRETGSNARGVVWYHWRGWYYSLKTSEMKIRQIPQ from the exons ATGGGGCCGTTTGTCTTCATTGTGTTTATCATGATTGTGAAGTCTGTAGAGGGCGATGGCCAATCACCTACGTTCAGTGAAAACAATGTGTGCCAGCAACAAGTGATCACCATCAACCCACTAGTATGTTCACACAGCTCTCCTCCATTGAACTCAGAGATAGGCTGCAATTCTTCCACCATTCAACACATCATTGCAACTGAACAAATGGTAACAAAGCGACAGCTTGAGGAACTGCAGATCGCAGTATCGACCAACCAAGAAATGGTATCTTCGGCTCTAAGAAACGCAACACACCAGTTTAAAGACACAACACTTCAAGTGGAAGAGTTGCTAGTATCATTGTCtggttttcaagaaaatgttacTTCTGAGGTACTGGGTATAAGACGACAGCTGGAGCAGCTGCAAGTCCTAGCATCTGCGTTGATGGAATTCCTTCATG ATTCATCCACCATGAACCAGGCTAGTACAACTGATGCAACGGAGAGAACCACAACAATGGAAACAG atTCATCCACCATGAACCAGGCTAGTACAACTGATGCAACGGAGAGAACCACAACAATGGAAACAG ATTCCTCCATCAACCAGGCTAGTACAACTGATGCAACGGAGAGAACCACAACAATGGAAACAG atTCCTCCATCATGAACCAGGCTAGTACAACTGATGCAACGGAGAGAACCACAACAACGGAAACAG atTCCTCCATCATGAACCAGGCTAGTACAACTGATGCAACGGAGAGAACCACAATAACGGAAACAG ATCCTTCCACCATGAACCAGGCTAGTACAACTGATGCAACGGAGAGAACCACAACAACGGAAACAG ATTCATCCACCATGAACCAGGCTAGTACAACTGATGCAACGGAGAGAACCACAACAATGGAAACAG ATTCATCCACTATGAACCAGGCTAGTACAACTGATGCAACGGAGAGAACCACGACAACGGAAACAG TTGCCCCTCCGAAGGATTGTTCTGACATTCTTGTGAGTGGTGTATCGACCAGTGGCGTGTACACGGTTCATCCTCTAGACTCCGGTGAGGCTTTCCAGGtatactgtgatatggagacagacgGTGGTGGATGGACT gttttcCAGCGGCGTAAGGACGGCAGTGTTGATTTCTATTTGGACTTTGCTAGCTACAGCCGGGGCTTTGGGAATCTAGAGGGAGAATTTTGGCTCGGTAACGACAACTTGCACCGTCTGACCGCTCAGGGCGAGTATGAACTCCGCGTAGATCTCTCAGACTTCGAGAGTGAATCCAGGGTTGCAACGTATGACTCATTTAGCATCGCTGATGTGAGTGGCAAATACAGGCTGGCTGTAGGAAGCTACTCTGGAACCGCAG GTGACTCACTGATGTACCAGAATAACCAGCAGTTCTCAACCCACGACCAAGATAACGATGTAGACAGCAGCAGGAATTGTGCCCAGATATTCCGCGGTGCCTGGTGGTACAGACAATGCTACTATTCTAATCTTAACGGGGAGTATCTCCGTGAGACGGGGTCTAATGCTCGAGGAGTTGTTTGGTATCACTGGAGGGGGTGGTATTACTCACTTAAAACCTCCGAGATGAAAATACGACAAATCCCACAATAA
- the LOC139953957 gene encoding uncharacterized protein isoform X1: protein MGPFVFIVFIMIVKSVEGDGQSPTFSENNVCQQQVITINPLVCSHSSPPLNSEIGCNSSTIQHIIATEQMVTKRQLEELQIAVSTNQEMVSSALRNATHQFKDTTLQVEELLVSLSGFQENVTSEVLGIRRQLEQLQVLASALMEFLHDSSTMNQASTTDATERTTTMETDSSTMNQASTTDATERTTTMETDSSINQASTTDATERTTTMETDSSIMNQASTTDATERTTTTETDSSIMNQASTTDATERTTITETDPSTMNQASTTDATERTTTTETDSSTMNQASTTDATERTTTMETDSSTMNQTSTTDATERTTTMETDSSTMNQASTTDATERTTTTETVAPPKDCSDILVSGVSTSGVYTVHPLDSGEAFQVYCDMETDGGGWTVFQRRKDGSVDFYLDFASYSRGFGNLEGEFWLGNDNLHRLTAQGEYELRVDLSDFESESRVATYDSFSIADVSGKYRLAVGSYSGTAGDSLMYQNNQQFSTHDQDNDVDSSRNCAQIFRGAWWYRQCYYSNLNGEYLRETGSNARGVVWYHWRGWYYSLKTSEMKIRQIPQ from the exons ATGGGGCCGTTTGTCTTCATTGTGTTTATCATGATTGTGAAGTCTGTAGAGGGCGATGGCCAATCACCTACGTTCAGTGAAAACAATGTGTGCCAGCAACAAGTGATCACCATCAACCCACTAGTATGTTCACACAGCTCTCCTCCATTGAACTCAGAGATAGGCTGCAATTCTTCCACCATTCAACACATCATTGCAACTGAACAAATGGTAACAAAGCGACAGCTTGAGGAACTGCAGATCGCAGTATCGACCAACCAAGAAATGGTATCTTCGGCTCTAAGAAACGCAACACACCAGTTTAAAGACACAACACTTCAAGTGGAAGAGTTGCTAGTATCATTGTCtggttttcaagaaaatgttacTTCTGAGGTACTGGGTATAAGACGACAGCTGGAGCAGCTGCAAGTCCTAGCATCTGCGTTGATGGAATTCCTTCATG ATTCATCCACCATGAACCAGGCTAGTACAACTGATGCAACGGAGAGAACCACAACAATGGAAACAG atTCATCCACCATGAACCAGGCTAGTACAACTGATGCAACGGAGAGAACCACAACAATGGAAACAG ATTCCTCCATCAACCAGGCTAGTACAACTGATGCAACGGAGAGAACCACAACAATGGAAACAG atTCCTCCATCATGAACCAGGCTAGTACAACTGATGCAACGGAGAGAACCACAACAACGGAAACAG atTCCTCCATCATGAACCAGGCTAGTACAACTGATGCAACGGAGAGAACCACAATAACGGAAACAG ATCCTTCCACCATGAACCAGGCTAGTACAACTGATGCAACGGAGAGAACCACAACAACGGAAACAG ATTCATCCACCATGAACCAGGCTAGTACAACTGATGCAACGGAGAGAACCACAACAATGGAAACAG ATTCATCCACCATGAACCAGACTAGTACAACTGATGCAACGGAGAGAACCACAACAATGGAAACAG ATTCATCCACTATGAACCAGGCTAGTACAACTGATGCAACGGAGAGAACCACGACAACGGAAACAG TTGCCCCTCCGAAGGATTGTTCTGACATTCTTGTGAGTGGTGTATCGACCAGTGGCGTGTACACGGTTCATCCTCTAGACTCCGGTGAGGCTTTCCAGGtatactgtgatatggagacagacgGTGGTGGATGGACT gttttcCAGCGGCGTAAGGACGGCAGTGTTGATTTCTATTTGGACTTTGCTAGCTACAGCCGGGGCTTTGGGAATCTAGAGGGAGAATTTTGGCTCGGTAACGACAACTTGCACCGTCTGACCGCTCAGGGCGAGTATGAACTCCGCGTAGATCTCTCAGACTTCGAGAGTGAATCCAGGGTTGCAACGTATGACTCATTTAGCATCGCTGATGTGAGTGGCAAATACAGGCTGGCTGTAGGAAGCTACTCTGGAACCGCAG GTGACTCACTGATGTACCAGAATAACCAGCAGTTCTCAACCCACGACCAAGATAACGATGTAGACAGCAGCAGGAATTGTGCCCAGATATTCCGCGGTGCCTGGTGGTACAGACAATGCTACTATTCTAATCTTAACGGGGAGTATCTCCGTGAGACGGGGTCTAATGCTCGAGGAGTTGTTTGGTATCACTGGAGGGGGTGGTATTACTCACTTAAAACCTCCGAGATGAAAATACGACAAATCCCACAATAA
- the LOC139953957 gene encoding uncharacterized protein isoform X7: MGPFVFIVFIMIVKSVEGDGQSPTFSENNVCQQQVITINPLVCSHSSPPLNSEIGCNSSTIQHIIATEQMVTKRQLEELQIAVSTNQEMVSSALRNATHQFKDTTLQVEELLVSLSGFQENVTSEVLGIRRQLEQLQVLASALMEFLHDSSTMNQASTTDATERTTTMETDSSTMNQASTTDATERTTTMETDSSINQASTTDATERTTTMETDSSTMNQASTTDATERTTTMETDSSTMNQASTTDATERTTTTETVAPPKDCSDILVSGVSTSGVYTVHPLDSGEAFQVYCDMETDGGGWTVFQRRKDGSVDFYLDFASYSRGFGNLEGEFWLGNDNLHRLTAQGEYELRVDLSDFESESRVATYDSFSIADVSGKYRLAVGSYSGTAGDSLMYQNNQQFSTHDQDNDVDSSRNCAQIFRGAWWYRQCYYSNLNGEYLRETGSNARGVVWYHWRGWYYSLKTSEMKIRQIPQ; encoded by the exons ATGGGGCCGTTTGTCTTCATTGTGTTTATCATGATTGTGAAGTCTGTAGAGGGCGATGGCCAATCACCTACGTTCAGTGAAAACAATGTGTGCCAGCAACAAGTGATCACCATCAACCCACTAGTATGTTCACACAGCTCTCCTCCATTGAACTCAGAGATAGGCTGCAATTCTTCCACCATTCAACACATCATTGCAACTGAACAAATGGTAACAAAGCGACAGCTTGAGGAACTGCAGATCGCAGTATCGACCAACCAAGAAATGGTATCTTCGGCTCTAAGAAACGCAACACACCAGTTTAAAGACACAACACTTCAAGTGGAAGAGTTGCTAGTATCATTGTCtggttttcaagaaaatgttacTTCTGAGGTACTGGGTATAAGACGACAGCTGGAGCAGCTGCAAGTCCTAGCATCTGCGTTGATGGAATTCCTTCATG ATTCATCCACCATGAACCAGGCTAGTACAACTGATGCAACGGAGAGAACCACAACAATGGAAACAG atTCATCCACCATGAACCAGGCTAGTACAACTGATGCAACGGAGAGAACCACAACAATGGAAACAG ATTCCTCCATCAACCAGGCTAGTACAACTGATGCAACGGAGAGAACCACAACAATGGAAACAG ATTCATCCACCATGAACCAGGCTAGTACAACTGATGCAACGGAGAGAACCACAACAATGGAAACAG ATTCATCCACTATGAACCAGGCTAGTACAACTGATGCAACGGAGAGAACCACGACAACGGAAACAG TTGCCCCTCCGAAGGATTGTTCTGACATTCTTGTGAGTGGTGTATCGACCAGTGGCGTGTACACGGTTCATCCTCTAGACTCCGGTGAGGCTTTCCAGGtatactgtgatatggagacagacgGTGGTGGATGGACT gttttcCAGCGGCGTAAGGACGGCAGTGTTGATTTCTATTTGGACTTTGCTAGCTACAGCCGGGGCTTTGGGAATCTAGAGGGAGAATTTTGGCTCGGTAACGACAACTTGCACCGTCTGACCGCTCAGGGCGAGTATGAACTCCGCGTAGATCTCTCAGACTTCGAGAGTGAATCCAGGGTTGCAACGTATGACTCATTTAGCATCGCTGATGTGAGTGGCAAATACAGGCTGGCTGTAGGAAGCTACTCTGGAACCGCAG GTGACTCACTGATGTACCAGAATAACCAGCAGTTCTCAACCCACGACCAAGATAACGATGTAGACAGCAGCAGGAATTGTGCCCAGATATTCCGCGGTGCCTGGTGGTACAGACAATGCTACTATTCTAATCTTAACGGGGAGTATCTCCGTGAGACGGGGTCTAATGCTCGAGGAGTTGTTTGGTATCACTGGAGGGGGTGGTATTACTCACTTAAAACCTCCGAGATGAAAATACGACAAATCCCACAATAA
- the LOC139953957 gene encoding uncharacterized protein isoform X5: MGPFVFIVFIMIVKSVEGDGQSPTFSENNVCQQQVITINPLVCSHSSPPLNSEIGCNSSTIQHIIATEQMVTKRQLEELQIAVSTNQEMVSSALRNATHQFKDTTLQVEELLVSLSGFQENVTSEVLGIRRQLEQLQVLASALMEFLHDSSTMNQASTTDATERTTTMETDSSTMNQASTTDATERTTTMETDSSINQASTTDATERTTTMETDSSTMNQASTTDATERTTTMETDSSTMNQTSTTDATERTTTMETDSSTMNQASTTDATERTTTTETVAPPKDCSDILVSGVSTSGVYTVHPLDSGEAFQVYCDMETDGGGWTVFQRRKDGSVDFYLDFASYSRGFGNLEGEFWLGNDNLHRLTAQGEYELRVDLSDFESESRVATYDSFSIADVSGKYRLAVGSYSGTAGDSLMYQNNQQFSTHDQDNDVDSSRNCAQIFRGAWWYRQCYYSNLNGEYLRETGSNARGVVWYHWRGWYYSLKTSEMKIRQIPQ; this comes from the exons ATGGGGCCGTTTGTCTTCATTGTGTTTATCATGATTGTGAAGTCTGTAGAGGGCGATGGCCAATCACCTACGTTCAGTGAAAACAATGTGTGCCAGCAACAAGTGATCACCATCAACCCACTAGTATGTTCACACAGCTCTCCTCCATTGAACTCAGAGATAGGCTGCAATTCTTCCACCATTCAACACATCATTGCAACTGAACAAATGGTAACAAAGCGACAGCTTGAGGAACTGCAGATCGCAGTATCGACCAACCAAGAAATGGTATCTTCGGCTCTAAGAAACGCAACACACCAGTTTAAAGACACAACACTTCAAGTGGAAGAGTTGCTAGTATCATTGTCtggttttcaagaaaatgttacTTCTGAGGTACTGGGTATAAGACGACAGCTGGAGCAGCTGCAAGTCCTAGCATCTGCGTTGATGGAATTCCTTCATG ATTCATCCACCATGAACCAGGCTAGTACAACTGATGCAACGGAGAGAACCACAACAATGGAAACAG atTCATCCACCATGAACCAGGCTAGTACAACTGATGCAACGGAGAGAACCACAACAATGGAAACAG ATTCCTCCATCAACCAGGCTAGTACAACTGATGCAACGGAGAGAACCACAACAATGGAAACAG ATTCATCCACCATGAACCAGGCTAGTACAACTGATGCAACGGAGAGAACCACAACAATGGAAACAG ATTCATCCACCATGAACCAGACTAGTACAACTGATGCAACGGAGAGAACCACAACAATGGAAACAG ATTCATCCACTATGAACCAGGCTAGTACAACTGATGCAACGGAGAGAACCACGACAACGGAAACAG TTGCCCCTCCGAAGGATTGTTCTGACATTCTTGTGAGTGGTGTATCGACCAGTGGCGTGTACACGGTTCATCCTCTAGACTCCGGTGAGGCTTTCCAGGtatactgtgatatggagacagacgGTGGTGGATGGACT gttttcCAGCGGCGTAAGGACGGCAGTGTTGATTTCTATTTGGACTTTGCTAGCTACAGCCGGGGCTTTGGGAATCTAGAGGGAGAATTTTGGCTCGGTAACGACAACTTGCACCGTCTGACCGCTCAGGGCGAGTATGAACTCCGCGTAGATCTCTCAGACTTCGAGAGTGAATCCAGGGTTGCAACGTATGACTCATTTAGCATCGCTGATGTGAGTGGCAAATACAGGCTGGCTGTAGGAAGCTACTCTGGAACCGCAG GTGACTCACTGATGTACCAGAATAACCAGCAGTTCTCAACCCACGACCAAGATAACGATGTAGACAGCAGCAGGAATTGTGCCCAGATATTCCGCGGTGCCTGGTGGTACAGACAATGCTACTATTCTAATCTTAACGGGGAGTATCTCCGTGAGACGGGGTCTAATGCTCGAGGAGTTGTTTGGTATCACTGGAGGGGGTGGTATTACTCACTTAAAACCTCCGAGATGAAAATACGACAAATCCCACAATAA
- the LOC139953957 gene encoding uncharacterized protein isoform X6, protein MGPFVFIVFIMIVKSVEGDGQSPTFSENNVCQQQVITINPLVCSHSSPPLNSEIGCNSSTIQHIIATEQMVTKRQLEELQIAVSTNQEMVSSALRNATHQFKDTTLQVEELLVSLSGFQENVTSEVLGIRRQLEQLQVLASALMEFLHDSSTMNQASTTDATERTTTMETDSSTMNQASTTDATERTTTMETDSSINQASTTDATERTTTMETDSSIMNQASTTDATERTTTTETDSSTMNQASTTDATERTTTMETDSSTMNQASTTDATERTTTTETVAPPKDCSDILVSGVSTSGVYTVHPLDSGEAFQVYCDMETDGGGWTVFQRRKDGSVDFYLDFASYSRGFGNLEGEFWLGNDNLHRLTAQGEYELRVDLSDFESESRVATYDSFSIADVSGKYRLAVGSYSGTAGDSLMYQNNQQFSTHDQDNDVDSSRNCAQIFRGAWWYRQCYYSNLNGEYLRETGSNARGVVWYHWRGWYYSLKTSEMKIRQIPQ, encoded by the exons ATGGGGCCGTTTGTCTTCATTGTGTTTATCATGATTGTGAAGTCTGTAGAGGGCGATGGCCAATCACCTACGTTCAGTGAAAACAATGTGTGCCAGCAACAAGTGATCACCATCAACCCACTAGTATGTTCACACAGCTCTCCTCCATTGAACTCAGAGATAGGCTGCAATTCTTCCACCATTCAACACATCATTGCAACTGAACAAATGGTAACAAAGCGACAGCTTGAGGAACTGCAGATCGCAGTATCGACCAACCAAGAAATGGTATCTTCGGCTCTAAGAAACGCAACACACCAGTTTAAAGACACAACACTTCAAGTGGAAGAGTTGCTAGTATCATTGTCtggttttcaagaaaatgttacTTCTGAGGTACTGGGTATAAGACGACAGCTGGAGCAGCTGCAAGTCCTAGCATCTGCGTTGATGGAATTCCTTCATG ATTCATCCACCATGAACCAGGCTAGTACAACTGATGCAACGGAGAGAACCACAACAATGGAAACAG atTCATCCACCATGAACCAGGCTAGTACAACTGATGCAACGGAGAGAACCACAACAATGGAAACAG ATTCCTCCATCAACCAGGCTAGTACAACTGATGCAACGGAGAGAACCACAACAATGGAAACAG atTCCTCCATCATGAACCAGGCTAGTACAACTGATGCAACGGAGAGAACCACAACAACGGAAACAG ATTCATCCACCATGAACCAGGCTAGTACAACTGATGCAACGGAGAGAACCACAACAATGGAAACAG ATTCATCCACTATGAACCAGGCTAGTACAACTGATGCAACGGAGAGAACCACGACAACGGAAACAG TTGCCCCTCCGAAGGATTGTTCTGACATTCTTGTGAGTGGTGTATCGACCAGTGGCGTGTACACGGTTCATCCTCTAGACTCCGGTGAGGCTTTCCAGGtatactgtgatatggagacagacgGTGGTGGATGGACT gttttcCAGCGGCGTAAGGACGGCAGTGTTGATTTCTATTTGGACTTTGCTAGCTACAGCCGGGGCTTTGGGAATCTAGAGGGAGAATTTTGGCTCGGTAACGACAACTTGCACCGTCTGACCGCTCAGGGCGAGTATGAACTCCGCGTAGATCTCTCAGACTTCGAGAGTGAATCCAGGGTTGCAACGTATGACTCATTTAGCATCGCTGATGTGAGTGGCAAATACAGGCTGGCTGTAGGAAGCTACTCTGGAACCGCAG GTGACTCACTGATGTACCAGAATAACCAGCAGTTCTCAACCCACGACCAAGATAACGATGTAGACAGCAGCAGGAATTGTGCCCAGATATTCCGCGGTGCCTGGTGGTACAGACAATGCTACTATTCTAATCTTAACGGGGAGTATCTCCGTGAGACGGGGTCTAATGCTCGAGGAGTTGTTTGGTATCACTGGAGGGGGTGGTATTACTCACTTAAAACCTCCGAGATGAAAATACGACAAATCCCACAATAA
- the LOC139953957 gene encoding uncharacterized protein isoform X4, with product MGPFVFIVFIMIVKSVEGDGQSPTFSENNVCQQQVITINPLVCSHSSPPLNSEIGCNSSTIQHIIATEQMVTKRQLEELQIAVSTNQEMVSSALRNATHQFKDTTLQVEELLVSLSGFQENVTSEVLGIRRQLEQLQVLASALMEFLHDSSTMNQASTTDATERTTTMETDSSTMNQASTTDATERTTTMETDSSINQASTTDATERTTTMETDSSIMNQASTTDATERTTTTETDSSTMNQASTTDATERTTTMETDSSTMNQTSTTDATERTTTMETDSSTMNQASTTDATERTTTTETVAPPKDCSDILVSGVSTSGVYTVHPLDSGEAFQVYCDMETDGGGWTVFQRRKDGSVDFYLDFASYSRGFGNLEGEFWLGNDNLHRLTAQGEYELRVDLSDFESESRVATYDSFSIADVSGKYRLAVGSYSGTAGDSLMYQNNQQFSTHDQDNDVDSSRNCAQIFRGAWWYRQCYYSNLNGEYLRETGSNARGVVWYHWRGWYYSLKTSEMKIRQIPQ from the exons ATGGGGCCGTTTGTCTTCATTGTGTTTATCATGATTGTGAAGTCTGTAGAGGGCGATGGCCAATCACCTACGTTCAGTGAAAACAATGTGTGCCAGCAACAAGTGATCACCATCAACCCACTAGTATGTTCACACAGCTCTCCTCCATTGAACTCAGAGATAGGCTGCAATTCTTCCACCATTCAACACATCATTGCAACTGAACAAATGGTAACAAAGCGACAGCTTGAGGAACTGCAGATCGCAGTATCGACCAACCAAGAAATGGTATCTTCGGCTCTAAGAAACGCAACACACCAGTTTAAAGACACAACACTTCAAGTGGAAGAGTTGCTAGTATCATTGTCtggttttcaagaaaatgttacTTCTGAGGTACTGGGTATAAGACGACAGCTGGAGCAGCTGCAAGTCCTAGCATCTGCGTTGATGGAATTCCTTCATG ATTCATCCACCATGAACCAGGCTAGTACAACTGATGCAACGGAGAGAACCACAACAATGGAAACAG atTCATCCACCATGAACCAGGCTAGTACAACTGATGCAACGGAGAGAACCACAACAATGGAAACAG ATTCCTCCATCAACCAGGCTAGTACAACTGATGCAACGGAGAGAACCACAACAATGGAAACAG atTCCTCCATCATGAACCAGGCTAGTACAACTGATGCAACGGAGAGAACCACAACAACGGAAACAG ATTCATCCACCATGAACCAGGCTAGTACAACTGATGCAACGGAGAGAACCACAACAATGGAAACAG ATTCATCCACCATGAACCAGACTAGTACAACTGATGCAACGGAGAGAACCACAACAATGGAAACAG ATTCATCCACTATGAACCAGGCTAGTACAACTGATGCAACGGAGAGAACCACGACAACGGAAACAG TTGCCCCTCCGAAGGATTGTTCTGACATTCTTGTGAGTGGTGTATCGACCAGTGGCGTGTACACGGTTCATCCTCTAGACTCCGGTGAGGCTTTCCAGGtatactgtgatatggagacagacgGTGGTGGATGGACT gttttcCAGCGGCGTAAGGACGGCAGTGTTGATTTCTATTTGGACTTTGCTAGCTACAGCCGGGGCTTTGGGAATCTAGAGGGAGAATTTTGGCTCGGTAACGACAACTTGCACCGTCTGACCGCTCAGGGCGAGTATGAACTCCGCGTAGATCTCTCAGACTTCGAGAGTGAATCCAGGGTTGCAACGTATGACTCATTTAGCATCGCTGATGTGAGTGGCAAATACAGGCTGGCTGTAGGAAGCTACTCTGGAACCGCAG GTGACTCACTGATGTACCAGAATAACCAGCAGTTCTCAACCCACGACCAAGATAACGATGTAGACAGCAGCAGGAATTGTGCCCAGATATTCCGCGGTGCCTGGTGGTACAGACAATGCTACTATTCTAATCTTAACGGGGAGTATCTCCGTGAGACGGGGTCTAATGCTCGAGGAGTTGTTTGGTATCACTGGAGGGGGTGGTATTACTCACTTAAAACCTCCGAGATGAAAATACGACAAATCCCACAATAA